The Spirochaetota bacterium genomic interval TGAATTCGAAATCTTCTTCCCGACGAAGGCAGCGGGGAATCCGATACACGATTTCCCGTGAAGCTTCATGTACAGGTCGAACGCGCAGATCTCCCGAAACCCGATGGCACGATACACCGGTGCACCCATGGGTGTCGCCTGAAGGGTCGCGAAACCGCAACCGAGCTCTTTCGCCTTGTCGAGCGCGGTGAGGGTCAGCGCGGTCGCTATCCCCCTCCGGCGTGCTTCGGGGACCGTGATGATGTTATACAGGCCGGCCATCTTTCCGGTGACGAATACCGTGAACGTTGCCGCCGGTTTGCCGGAACAATATGCCAGGTAATGAAGAGCGGGCGGGGCGCCGTCTATAAACAGCCGCCGATACCTGGTGAAGATAAAATCGGCGAGGGAACGCGAATAATCGAACCCGTCCGCGTAGATCGCGAGCCATGCTTTTAATTCCTCCGGAGATTCAACCCTTTTTACATTCAGCCCGTGAGCAGGGACTTTCGCGATCGAGGACTCGTTGAGATTGATCGCCATCCCGCGCTGCGTCTGCGCATGCGTGAAACCGTTCTTTTTCAGGCGCGCCGCCAGGTCGTGCGGGCTCGATGACGGCCCCGTGGTGAGGAACACGGGAAGCTTCCTATCGCTGAAAGGCCGGACCAACTCGCGTATCCCGGCGTCCGCGTCTCCCGTGCCGCCAAGCGTCATTTTGT includes:
- a CDS encoding GNAT family N-acetyltransferase; the encoded protein is MKNQPSQDETIKAAEENLFAYVRLFATHGENDYFEDRHALRFISEIGIPSMQSNSIYKMTLGGTGDADAGIRELVRPFSDRKLPVFLTTGPSSSPHDLAARLKKNGFTHAQTQRGMAINLNESSIAKVPAHGLNVKRVESPEELKAWLAIYADGFDYSRSLADFIFTRYRRLFIDGAPPALHYLAYCSGKPAATFTVFVTGKMAGLYNIITVPEARRRGIATALTLTALDKAKELGCGFATLQATPMGAPVYRAIGFREICAFDLYMKLHGKSCIGFPAAFVGKKISNSLRGLRRI